From one Danio rerio strain Tuebingen ecotype United States chromosome 19, GRCz12tu, whole genome shotgun sequence genomic stretch:
- the LOC141379080 gene encoding serine/threonine-protein kinase pim-2-like isoform X2 yields the protein MALKRKRCSPDTQVYNLHTCTPPTSSANVAENHSPVGVGEEMEIQVRKKRRWESFEKPLSLYAEDDNQWMTFLYGQKRKRSCHSSHVNDFHPHTAPISITSLQSTDVAEENERKRRRTDSPEKLLSCKVQKSSSSSSQEEKTPVQIQKKSSEGDILDRYELGKEIGEGGFGSVYEGKRLEDGLEVAVKIARKPSNMKYINIAGHPEPLPLEIGLLILAHRGGKVPEIIELLDWQDQQDRYIMILERPSPCVDLLDFIMSLGSITERQAQKIMEQATTAGLMCCRRGVFHRDIKLENLLVNTDTLEVKLIDFGCGALLQESGYDSFCGTKEYFPPEYYLDDEYHAEPSTVWSLGVLLFLLLCQRFPDVMDTQRIDDGNWTEPGLSEECCDLIQALLQENPSQRIPLEEIILHQWFKVKE from the exons ATGGCATTGAAAAGAAAGCGTTGTTCTCCAGACACTCAAGTATATAATTTACATACTTGTACACCTCCGACATCCAGCGCCAATGTGGCTGAGAACCATTCACCTGTTGGTGTTGGTGAGGAAATGGAGATACAAGTGAGAAAGAAGAGGAGGTGGGAGAGTTTTGAAAAGCCGCTCTCCCTTTACGCTGAGG ATGACAACCAGTGGATGACTTTTCTCTATGGCCAAAAGAGAAAACGAAGTTGTCACAGCTCTCATGTGAACGATTTCCATCCTCATACAGCTCCGATATCCATCACCAGCCTTCAGTCCACTGATGTTGCTGAGGAAAAtgagagaaagaggagaaggaCTGACAGTCCTGAAAAGCTGCTCTCCTGTAAAGTCCAGAAGTCCAGCAGCAGCTCTAGTCAGGAGGAAAAGACTCCTGTTCAGATCCAAAAGAAGAGTTCTGAAG GTGACATTCTGGACCGGTATGAACTCGGCAAGGAGATTGGAGAGGGAGGATTTGGCAGCGTCTATGAAGGGAAGCGCTTGGAGGATGGCCTtgag GTGGCAGTAAAAATTGCCAGAAAGCCATCGAACATGAAATACATCAACATC GCTGGTCATCCTGAGCCCCTTCCTTTAGAGATCGGTCTGTTGATACTGGCTCATAGAGGCGGCAAGGTTCCAGAGATCATTGAGCTGCTGGACTGGCAGGACCAGCAGGATCGTTACATCATGATCCTGGAACGACCTTCACCATGTGTAGATCTGTTGGACTTCATAATGTCTCTCGGCTCCATCACTGAACGCCAGGCTCAAAAGATCATGGAGCAGGCAACAACAGCCGGTCTCATGTGCTGCAGACGTGGGGTATTTCACCGAGACATAAAGCTGGAGAACCTGCTGGTCAACACGGACACGCTGGAGGTCAAGCTAATTGACTTTGGCTGTGGAGCTCTTCTCCAGGAATCTGGCTATGACAGTTTCTGTG GCACAAAGGAGTACTTTCCACCAGAGTACTACCTGGACGACGAATACCATGCAGAACCATCCACTGTATGGTCTTTAGGAGTTCTGTTATTCCTGCTGCTGTGTCAACGATTTCCTGACGTCATGGACACGCAGAGGATCGATGATGGAAACTGGACTGAGCCTGGATTGTCAGAAG AATGCTGTGATTTGATTCAAGCTCTCCTGCAGGAAAACCCAAGCCAGCGGATTCCTCTGGAAGAAATCATTCTCCATCAATGGTTTAAG gtcaaggaataa
- the LOC141379080 gene encoding serine/threonine-protein kinase pim-2-like isoform X1: MALKRKRCSPDTQVYNLHTCTPPTSSANVAENHSPVGVGEEMEIQVRKKRRWESFEKPLSLYAEDDNQWMTFLYGQKRKRSCHSSHVNDFHPHTAPISITSLQSTDVAEENERKRRRTDSPEKLLSCKVQKSSSSSSQEEKTPVQIQKKSSEGDILDRYELGKEIGEGGFGSVYEGKRLEDGLEVAVKIARKPSNMKYINIAGHPEPLPLEIGLLILAHRGGKVPEIIELLDWQDQQDRYIMILERPSPCVDLLDFIMSLGSITERQAQKIMEQATTAGLMCCRRGVFHRDIKLENLLVNTDTLEVKLIDFGCGALLQESGYDSFCGTKEYFPPEYYLDDEYHAEPSTVWSLGVLLFLLLCQRFPDVMDTQRIDDGNWTEPGLSEECCDLIQALLQENPSQRIPLEEIILHQWFKVLNCRSASNDL, encoded by the exons ATGGCATTGAAAAGAAAGCGTTGTTCTCCAGACACTCAAGTATATAATTTACATACTTGTACACCTCCGACATCCAGCGCCAATGTGGCTGAGAACCATTCACCTGTTGGTGTTGGTGAGGAAATGGAGATACAAGTGAGAAAGAAGAGGAGGTGGGAGAGTTTTGAAAAGCCGCTCTCCCTTTACGCTGAGG ATGACAACCAGTGGATGACTTTTCTCTATGGCCAAAAGAGAAAACGAAGTTGTCACAGCTCTCATGTGAACGATTTCCATCCTCATACAGCTCCGATATCCATCACCAGCCTTCAGTCCACTGATGTTGCTGAGGAAAAtgagagaaagaggagaaggaCTGACAGTCCTGAAAAGCTGCTCTCCTGTAAAGTCCAGAAGTCCAGCAGCAGCTCTAGTCAGGAGGAAAAGACTCCTGTTCAGATCCAAAAGAAGAGTTCTGAAG GTGACATTCTGGACCGGTATGAACTCGGCAAGGAGATTGGAGAGGGAGGATTTGGCAGCGTCTATGAAGGGAAGCGCTTGGAGGATGGCCTtgag GTGGCAGTAAAAATTGCCAGAAAGCCATCGAACATGAAATACATCAACATC GCTGGTCATCCTGAGCCCCTTCCTTTAGAGATCGGTCTGTTGATACTGGCTCATAGAGGCGGCAAGGTTCCAGAGATCATTGAGCTGCTGGACTGGCAGGACCAGCAGGATCGTTACATCATGATCCTGGAACGACCTTCACCATGTGTAGATCTGTTGGACTTCATAATGTCTCTCGGCTCCATCACTGAACGCCAGGCTCAAAAGATCATGGAGCAGGCAACAACAGCCGGTCTCATGTGCTGCAGACGTGGGGTATTTCACCGAGACATAAAGCTGGAGAACCTGCTGGTCAACACGGACACGCTGGAGGTCAAGCTAATTGACTTTGGCTGTGGAGCTCTTCTCCAGGAATCTGGCTATGACAGTTTCTGTG GCACAAAGGAGTACTTTCCACCAGAGTACTACCTGGACGACGAATACCATGCAGAACCATCCACTGTATGGTCTTTAGGAGTTCTGTTATTCCTGCTGCTGTGTCAACGATTTCCTGACGTCATGGACACGCAGAGGATCGATGATGGAAACTGGACTGAGCCTGGATTGTCAGAAG AATGCTGTGATTTGATTCAAGCTCTCCTGCAGGAAAACCCAAGCCAGCGGATTCCTCTGGAAGAAATCATTCTCCATCAATGGTTTAAGGTACTGAACTGTAGATCAGCTTCTAATGATTTGTAA